The genomic stretch CGCCGCGTCCCCGCGCGCCGCCGTGGAGGCCCTGCTGGGCCTGAGTTTCGTGTCGGCCAGCCTGGGGCAGCAGGAGCGGGCGCTGGACACCGTGGCGCGCGCGCAGGCGATGCTGGAGGAACACGGCCTGAGCGACCTGCTGTCCGGCGTGCTGAACACCCGCGCCCTGACCCGCCTGACCGGCGGGGACGTGACCGGCGCCCGCCAGGACCTGCAGGACGCGCTGGACCTCGCGCGGCACGCCCGGCACGCCGGGGATCACGGCAACGCGCTGGTGAACCTCGCGTGGCTGGCGTGCAGCAGCGGCGACCCGAAGGACGCCCTGCACCACCTGAACCTGCTGGAGGAACTGATCCACAGCCTGCCGGACGATCAGCTGGCCGAGGAGTTCATGATGTTCCTGCACGAGGGCCGCGCGCACGCGTACGCGCTGCTGGCCCGGCAGGCGCAGGAACTGGGCCGGGACGACGCGCAGCGGCAGGCGGTGCAGCAGGGCCTGATGGTGCTGCGCGCCGCCCGGGCCGCGCTGCAGGCGACGCCCAGCCTGACCAGCGAGCTGCTGTGCGCCGCGCACGAGTCCACGCTGCTGCGCCTGCACGGGGACCTGAGCGGCGCCGAACGGCTCGCGCGGCGCGCGGCGCAGCTGAACGCGGTCCTGAAGCAGCAGCTGTACATCGAGCCGCAGCTGTGCCTCGCGGAGCTGCTGCAGTCGCGCGGGGAGTTTGACGCGGCGCTCGCGCAGTACGCGGCGGCGCTGGACATCGCGCGGCGCCAGCACCGGCACCTGGACATCCAGCGGCTCCTGAATGCCATCGGGACGCTGCACGAGCGGCAGGGTCGCCTGCGCGAGGCACTGGAGGTGACCCGCGAGGCGCTGCACGCCGCGAACACCGCCATGGACCGCGTGAACGGCGCCGCCGCCCGCCACCTGCAACTGGACCGGGAACTGCGGCAGGCCCGCGCGGACGCGAGTTCCTGGCAGGACCGGCTGCGGCAGGCCGAGGTGCAGGCCCGTCAGGACCCGCTGACCGGGCTGCTCAACCGCCGCGGGCTGGAAGAGGGCCTGCAGGCGCTGCAGTTCCCCGGGAACGCCGGTCCGGGCCCGGCGGACTGGGCGCTGCTGGCAGTGGTGTTCGTGGACGTGGATCACTTCAAGCACGTGAACGACCGGCACTCGCACGCGGTGGGCGATCAGGTGCTGCGCGAGGTGGGGGCCCTGCTGGCGTCGCAGGTGCGTGCCGGGGACCTACTGGGCCGCTACGGCGGCGAGGAGTTCGTGCTGGTCACCCCGGTCCGCACGCGCGGGCGGGCGCACGGTCTGGCCGAGGCGTGCCGCCGCGCGGTGGAGGGCCACGACTGGTCGGCGCTGCTGCCGGACATGCGCCTGACCGCCAGCGTGGGGTACGCGGTGACCAGCCCTGACCGGCTGCCGCAGGCGCTGCGGGTCGCGGACGATCACCTGTACCGCGCGAAGAACGCCGGGCGCAACCGCGTCTCGCCCGCGGCCCCCTGACCCCCAGCCTGGGTGAACGCCGGGACCGCGCGGGCGGCGGGGGCGCTACACTCCCGGGTGGATGCCGCTGGAACCGGGAACGCAACTCGCCGCGCGTTACGACCTGCTGGCCCTGCTGGGTGAGGGCGGCAGCGCCCGCGTGTTCCGCGCCCGCGATCAGCTGCTGGGCCGCGAGGTCGCCGTGAAGGTGCAGCACGCCCACGTGCCCGACAGTGACCGTGAACGCTTCCTGCGCGAGGTCCGCACCCTGGCGCGCCTGACGCACCCGGGCGTGATTCCGGTGCTGGACCTGGGCACCGACCCGGACGCCGGGCGCCCCTTTTTCACCATGCCGCTCATGACCGGCGGCCCGGTGACGGCGCTGGGCCCGCTGGAGGACGCTCCGCTGCCCCTGGCGAGGTTCCTGACGGCGGCGGCCGCCGCGTCGCGGGCACTGCACTTCATTCACGCTCGCGGCATCACGCACCGCGACCTGACCCCCGGCAACGTCCTGCTGGACGACGCGTGGATGCCCCGCATCATGGATTTCGGGCTGGTGGCGCTGACCGAGCAGACCCGCCACCTCACCCGCAGCGGCGTGACCCTGGGCACCCCGGCCTACATGGCGCCCGAGCAGGCGCGCGGCGTGGGCGTCGGCCCCCTGAGTGACCTGTACGCGCTGGGCGCCGTGCTGTACCGCGTGGCGTGCGGCAGCCCGCCGTTCGTGGGCGACAGCGACCAGAGCGTCCTGTACCAGCACGTCTACGAGGCGGCACCCGACCCACGTGACCTGAACCCCGCGGTGCCGGACGCCGTGGCGCGCGTGCTGCTCAGCCTGCTGGCCAAGGCGCCCGAGGACCGCCCCCCCAGCGGCGAGGCGCTGGCGCACCTGTGGGCCCTGGCGCGGCGCGACGTGTGGACCTCGCACGCCCGCGGGCAGTACCGGGGCGGCCGCACCCGCAGCGGCGAGCACCCCGACGGCCCGGCGCAGG from Deinococcus soli (ex Cha et al. 2016) encodes the following:
- a CDS encoding sensor domain-containing diguanylate cyclase; amino-acid sequence: MPACPTRDHLDVLLPADTPADLTARLRAAPDGEARALALVAVARHTRETTLSGAQALGEAALSEALRAASPRAAVEALLGLSFVSASLGQQERALDTVARAQAMLEEHGLSDLLSGVLNTRALTRLTGGDVTGARQDLQDALDLARHARHAGDHGNALVNLAWLACSSGDPKDALHHLNLLEELIHSLPDDQLAEEFMMFLHEGRAHAYALLARQAQELGRDDAQRQAVQQGLMVLRAARAALQATPSLTSELLCAAHESTLLRLHGDLSGAERLARRAAQLNAVLKQQLYIEPQLCLAELLQSRGEFDAALAQYAAALDIARRQHRHLDIQRLLNAIGTLHERQGRLREALEVTREALHAANTAMDRVNGAAARHLQLDRELRQARADASSWQDRLRQAEVQARQDPLTGLLNRRGLEEGLQALQFPGNAGPGPADWALLAVVFVDVDHFKHVNDRHSHAVGDQVLREVGALLASQVRAGDLLGRYGGEEFVLVTPVRTRGRAHGLAEACRRAVEGHDWSALLPDMRLTASVGYAVTSPDRLPQALRVADDHLYRAKNAGRNRVSPAAP